The segment AGGCGTTCCGCGACATCGGCGCGGCGACCTCTTACTTCTGGCCGCTGCCGGAAGGAAACGTCGACAGTATTGTCGCCGGTCTGCGAGTCGTGACGCTGAAAGATTTTCAGCGGCACGCCGAGCTGCGGGGGCAATACCTGCAATTCAACGAACTGGCGCCTCCGGCGACGCGCGACTTCGCGCCTCGTCCGGCGCTGCGACTTAACGGCGACGCCAACTAGCCTTGGGAGCATGACGCGTGGATCCATCGGCTGAAACTCCGCTGTGGCGACAATTCGAACTACGTTCTCGCAGTGAAGCGACGACGTCCGGCGCGAAGTTTTCGCACCGGACGTTGATTGCGTTGGTCATTGCGCTGGGATTGATCGGCGCGATGGCGGGCGCCCTTGCGTGGTTCCGCGCGCAACCGCGAACCCAATTCGTCGGCTGCATCGTCACTCGGTTCGGTCAGCTGGACGTCCAAGATCGGGTGGCCCATGACGCCGACCTGAAGGGAATGATCGCCGCGGGATACATTCCCGACACCGGCAAAGCCTCGCGTGGGATGCTGCATCGCGGCGAACTGATTGAGAAGTTCCTCAACCTCCGCAAGGCGTCCCAAAAGGAAACGGTCGTCATCTACCTTTCGAGCTACGCCACGCTGCAGGAAGATGCCGACGTCGATCTGATTCCCAGCGACTGGGATCTTTCCGACGGCGGCGCTTCGCTCGCGCAGCTGATGTCGGCGCTGCGGGATTGTCCCGCCGAACGCAAATTGCTCCTCCTCGACATTACTCCCTTCACGTTGACGAACAATGAAGCGACCGGCGTCCAAGCGGCCGCCCTCAACATCGTCGAACAACTAAACGATCCCAACCTGGCGGTCCTCTTCAGCTGCTCGCCGGGACAATTGCCGCAATTGAACGAAGCGCTCGGACGTTCGCTGTTCGGCTATTACGTCGAAACCGGTTTGCAGGGGGACGCGGATGGTTGGGGGAGCTACGCTGATGGTCGCGTGATCGCCAAAGAGCTGGCCGAATACGTCCGAGCTCGCACCATCGAAACCAGCCTGGCGACGACCGGCGTCGTGCAAGCGCCCTATATGGTTGGCGAAACGAGTCGCGAGTGGGAGTTGTCGAGCGTAGGCGTGAAACCGAACGCGACCCTCGTCGATACCGAACGAAAGTATCCCGAGTGGCTTACCAACGCCTGGAACACTCGCAACACGCTGCTGCAAGCAGGGAAAGATCGTTTCGCGCCGGGCGCCTTCGATCAACTCGATCGCGTGCTGCTGCAATCCGAGCGAGAATGGCGACTGGGGTCCGACTCCGATCGCTTGCAGCGTGACTTTGAACTCGCCAATCACTTTCTGAGCAAGCAACTGGCCGACTTCACGGCAGTTCGCCAATCGTTCCCGAACGTTTCTCTTTCGGACTATCGCGAAGAGGGGATTGCCGTTACGCCGGACGTCGCCAGCGCGATCACCTCCTACTTCGTGTCGCTCAACGATCTGGCCTCGCTTCCCAACGACCAGCGGATCGCCGCGGTGAAGAAGCTGCAAACCGAACTCCAAGCGAAACTCAAGACGGCGACGCGTATGGAGATCGCCCTGGCGCTCGACGATCAATTGCAACAGCTGGAGCAATTTGAGCCGAGCAAGTTCTCGGCCGCTTCCGACTTGTTGCAACTATGGGAACCGCATCCCCGCCAGATTGAAGAAGCGTATTGGCTTTGGTTGGCCCGCATGAAGCCGGGCGATCCAAGCGCCCTCCGCTTCTACAATTGCATCTCGCAGCAGCAGGAGATTTCGTCCCGACTCGAGCCGCTGCCGTGGGTGCTGGGTTCGCTGACCGGCGCCGACCAATCGCTGCATGCGGCGAAAGTTGGCCTCACGTTTCCTGGCTATTTGCCGTCGACTTGGAACGCCCAAGAGCTGAGCGTCGCCCAGCCGCAACTTGACCGCATGGATCAGCTGTCGTCACGTCTGGCGACCGCGTACGACGTGACCCGCCGCGGGTATCGTCTCCGCTGGCTGATGGCCGAGACGGCGGTGGTTGAGCCTGATTCGTCGGTCAAAATCCGTACGGCGCTGCAACAGATCGATTACCTGATGACGCGGTTCTCGCATACCGGCGCGACCGTCACGCCTGCCGAAATCCAGAGCGAAATGGCCCTGGTCGATCAGGGGATCGAAATCTCGGTACAGCTCGGCAAGGCCCTCAGCGAGTTCTCGCAACTTCCCGCTGACGCACAAATCACGCAATGGATCGCCGACCTGACCAGTTCGCAGCCGACCGTCGCCGCCTATCGCCAGGCCGACATGTTGCTGCGAGCGCCGTGGGTCCCGGTCGACGAGCGAGCCCAGCTGTGCGCCGCGCTCCGCAAAGCGTCGTTCACATTGACCTCCGGCGTCTTGAATGCGCCGTCCCCTTCGTATCGCGAAGTCGATCTGGAAGCGCACTCTCGCGTCGACGTTCGATTGGCTTGTTACCTGCATGGCTTTTACTATCCGCAAATGTCAGGGGACGAATCGTCGCCGCGCAGTTCCGATGCGCCGACGCCGGAGCAATCGCCGGCCGGTCCGCGGTGGGAACGTCTCTTTCAGTTGCAGGCCGACTACCGGCTGTTGCAAATGAAACGGATGCACACTTCCCAGGACGACGGGATCTTCGATAGCGTCGAGCGCCGCTTGGCGCTGGTCGCTTCGTGCCCCACCTATCAACTTTCCAATAGCATCGGCCAGGTAACGTCGCGCAACGGTCGGACGTCGATCGAAGTCGACTACCGCGTGATGACCTCCGATTCGCATGAGAAGACGCCGCAAATCGACGTCATCTCGCCGACCAGCTATCTGAAGGCGAGCGTCGTTTCATCGACGCCTGATCGTTCGGCGACGATTCGAGTGCAAGCGACGCCGGAAGCGACTCCCTCTCAACTGGCGGTCGTGCAGGGGGTGATGATGACGTTCCAGACCTCATGGGGAACGATCTACCGCCCGATTCCGTTGCCGCCGATGTTCGATCACGAACTGGAACTGTTGGTCGCCGATACGCCGGATGGTCCGCAGACCGCGCTGACCGAAATCGATCTTCGTCCGATCGCCGGGCGACAAACGCAATACTGGTTCCTCCGCAACGTCACCGACAAGTCGCTCAGCGTCAATCTGCAGATCGGCGCCGGCGAAATCTATCAGCAAAAGCTTGATATCCCTCCGCGCGGCGTCGCGCCGGTCATCATCGCCGGCAAACCGATCGCTGCGCCGGCGCCGCTGCCGACCGTTTCCGGCTCGATCAACATCAACGCGACCGAAGCGACCAGCGGCGACTCGCTGCTGCAGCAAGTGTTGCCGGTTCGCGTCTTGACCCCGCGCAGCTACGTACAGGTCACCGATACGCTATGCGAATATCGTCCCGGCGGGGCTCGCATTACGGCGACCCTCGCAGCGACGAACTTCCCAAGCGGGCCTCCCTCGACGGCGACGATCGAAATCACGCAAGAAGAGTTTCCGGCCTTGGTCAACATCGTCGGCGGCGTCCTGAGCAGCACGCTCGCCAGCGGTGATGAGCAAGTCCAACTCTCCGCCGATCTCTTGCTTTCGCCGACCGCCAGCCAAAGCGGCCAATGGCGGATCGCGATCGACGGCTACTCGCAGGCCTTCCGCTTTGACGGCATTGTGCCGAGCAGCTCCGGCCTTTCCAGCCCCAGCGCCAACAACAATCCGGCGATTCGTCTGCAAGCGCCGCAAATGCTGCGAACCGGTCAGCCGCTCAGCGCTCTGTTGATCGCCGAGAGCGCACCAGATGGAGCGTCGCTCGTCGCCCAGCTTGGCATCCCGAACAGCGACGGCTTTCTGGCCGAACGGACCGTCGCTTGTCCAACGCCGCAACAGTCAACCGTCGGCTTTTCGCCGATCGATCCGAAGGGCGCCATCCAGTGGACCGCCCAGCTGAACGACTGGAACGTCGAGCTCGACACCACCGGGATCGTCGGTCGCCGCCGCATTCAACTACAGATGCTTGACGCCGACGGCAACGTGATCGATCAAACGTGGCAAACGATTGTGATCGACGACACGCCGCCGCGGAGCGTGCGTTTTACGACTTCACCGACCCTCGCCCAGGCCAAAAAGCCGGCGACCTTTGTCGCGACCGCCTTTGACGGCGAAACCGGCATCGCCCAGATGCAAATGTTCATCGGCGAGCCGTTCGACAACGCTGTGCCGAAGGACGCTAAGCTCGTGCCGATGGTATTGGGCAACGACGGCAACTTCTCCGCGCAGTTGACGCTCAACGATCTGGGTCGCAACTTTGTGACCGTCGTCGCGACCAACGGCGTTGGCATCCAAGCCTTCAAAACGACGTCGGTCCATGTCCTCGACGAACTGCCGCCTCCGATGGCGACTATTCGCGGCGTGGTTCTGGAAGCGGGTCGTCCGCAACCTGGTTTGACCGTCACCCTGGCGGGCGCCGACGGCAAACCGATCAAGACGAGCGAAACGAGCCCCAGCGGCGAGTACGTCTTCGGCCAATTGACGCCTGGCGCCTACAAGCTGTCAGTCGTCAAAGCGGCGGCGGCCAGAAACGCGACCGCGGCAGCGGTCGGCAAGCCGGATCAGACGACGACCGTCGATTTGAATCTGACGCTGCAGTAGTACTTTTCTTTACTAGCCCGCAGCGCAAGCAAGGAAATGCGGTCAACCAAATATCTATTGCTCTTTCCAATCAAAGCGCCTTCGATCACGAATCGATACGCTTCGTCACGAGACAATCTCTCTTCGCACAACGACGCAATGCACTTCTGCGAATGAGGACTTGCGCGAACGCGAAAACGCGGATTCGAGATCGCCGACATGAACAATTTTCGCTCTCGATGATCACTTGGCTCTTTGCAAGAAAACCCTTAATTTTTGCCGTGAATCGACGGCCAGAGCTATATAATGCGCCCCTATAGGCGGACACTCTTTGGCTGCATGTGACGCAGCCGCTTGTTATCAAAATCCGGTCGACCCAGGCAAAACGTCGAACGGTGCACCTCTTGATTCGCTCGCTCTGATTTCTCACTTTCTTTGCGTAAAGCCAGCTTCATTTCGAAGTCTGTTCACTATTAAGAAAGGGGTTGAAATGAGATTCGTACGCGTTGGATTCGTTCTACTCTTTGTCGCGATCTACGGGTCGCCGTCGGCAGCAAATCAGCCGAACAAGATTGAGAGGACGACCTACAGCTGTTGGAAGTACAAGTTCACCAGCATCTCCAATAACCAATTCCAAGGAGAGTGCTTCTGGTCGGACGAGAAAGGAGGATACCAGGCCGGCAATCTCGACGGAAAATTCAGCAACATCTCGTATCACGAGAACAACGACGGAACGGTCGACATGGAGGGAAAATGGTCGGCTAACAACGTATCCGGCACGTTCCAGTTCAAAGTTGCGAAAGACAAAGAGTCGTTCGACGGGACCTATAAGGTCGATGGCTCCAGCGTCGCACGCCCTTGGTCGGGGGAACAAACGTACGGTTATTCCAAGTACTCGTTCGATCAAAACGGCAATCGCTACTACTGCAAATGCTTCTTCCGCAAACCGAACGGCGGCTACGACCATTGCTGGTGCATGTGGTATCCGGATCACAGCAATCGCTGCTATTGGTGTTTGCGTGATTTTTCGTACTGGGGCTGCTGCCGCAAAAATGGAACCTGGTGGAAACGCAACAACTCTTGGGTCACTTGGAACAACCCCAAGTGCACCGGTTGCGACTTTCGCTGCTGGTGCTTCCCGCCTCCGCCGTCAGACAATGACGACATTCCCGTATCGGACACCAACATTCCAGCGCCTCCTGAACCAAACGCTCCGATCTTGAATAGCTGAGCCGCCAGCCGCGCTTCGTCCGGCGGCCGCTGTCGCTGGGCGAGGCGATTTTTAGCAAGCAAGGAAATGCGGTTTCCAGCGAATCCCCGACGTCTGGCTAGCGATAGTAGTAGAACCAACTGCTTTGGAATTTCTTGTCAAAGTTTTCCTTGGAATCGAAGTTTATTCGATAGTCATCCAGAGATAGATAACCGAACTCGTCATAAGGCTTCACTAGATAGTAGTATCGATGAGCGTATTCCTCTTCCAGTCCAACCACTTTGTATCGGGCGACTTGTTCTTCGGTATAGAAAAAAAAGGTCGCATGCCCGCTGAATCGATTTATGGTCCACAAGTCGGGATTGCCGATTCGGACAAGAAGGTTGGCGATGTCCGACTTGGTTAGGTGATTGTCGGCTTCTTCTCGCGCTATCGGCGCAAAGGCCGAGAAAATGACGAACAGCCGATCAACCTCAAACGTGCCGTCAGGCACGTCGGCTATCAACTTCAAGAACTTTGTCGCGATGGCATTCTGTTTTCGCGTATCGTACTGCAGAGGTCCCACGCAGAACCTCTCAACGTCGGCGTGATCCTCCAAGACGACTTCCAACCTTGGAATTGCGGTAGGGCCTACGCGTTCGTAGACGACGTTAAGAACGCGACTATTCCATATCTTGCTGATCCATGCGGCCATCCGATCACAAGGATATGCGAGTTCAGAATTCCCCTGCAAAAGAAGTTTGGTCGCTTTGTACGCTTCGTCGGCGGGAGTGATCATGACGAGTCCTCATGAATCAAGGGAAGAACGTAACTCCATCGCTATCGCCCAGTCACGATCTCGACGAGGACGCTCATCCAAAACGCGCTGGCTTGCCACGAAGGTTTACGCACGCACGGTTTTCCACGGTGATCCCGCGCGCCGATCCGCAAAATCGTCTTCGCGAAATGGGTTACGTCCAGGGCAAGTTCCAACTCCAGCTCAAACGGAGCGATCCCCAAACTGCCAATCCATGTTACCCCGAGCAGATGGTAATGAGCTGCGCCAGCGGCGGCGAACTCAAGCTCGATAACTCCATCCGACCACCAACCGCCGAGTTCGTTGGGGCCATATGCAAGGCACTCGCAGAGGAACCACTCAACGAGCAGGGTGATTTCCTCGGTAATCGAACGTCCAGATTCTAGAGTTGTGACCGGACTTTTCGACCATTGGCGAAGCGCGGCGGCGAGACGCGATTCAATCTTGGAATAGGAATTGGGAGCGGAGTTGTTGCAGGCGAGATCCTTTGCGATTCAAGCTTGGACGCTAACTGGCGACCGCTTTTCCCTCGCTTGCGCTTCGGGCTACTATTGTGATCCTACTGCCGTTAGAACCACCAGGTGACCGCCATCAGCACGACGAAGACGACCGCCATGAAGCCGATAATCCAGAGAGCGGTGTCCCACGCATGTTCCAGGATCGGCGCCCAGCGTTCGTGGCGCGTTGCGGCGTAGACCAGGCTGACCACCACGATCAACGGGATGGCGTACAACAAGCGAGCGGCCGGGATCGCAGCCAAGATCGGTAGGAATGTCAAAAACGAGAGCATGGTCCGGAATCCCTTAGTTGTCTGCCGTAGCGGTCGCGTCGGTCTTTTCGTCGGTCTTTTCGTCGGCCGTATCGCCGTCCGCTGGAGGCGGGTTTTCCTTGCTCTCGCGCAGTCGCCGCTTTTTCTCTTTCTCAGGCACCACGAAGACCGGTCCGGCGTACGCGTCGAAGATCACCAGCACGTTCAGTAGGCCGGCGACCATCGTGTAGAGCGTTCCCATCTCGAATCGGAAGCCGTAATCGCGATGGAGTTGGCCCAGTTCGTGATCGTTGATCGGCGGCGCCATCAGCGGCACGCCGAAGATCTCGACCGGCGGCTTTCGCTCTTTGACCAGGTAAGCCTGGTAAAGGGCCGGAGCGGCCGGCAAACCGACCCCGATCTGGCAGAGATACGGCAAGCGCTTTTCGCTCATGTCCCAGCGAGCGTAAACGACTCGCCCACCTCCCATCGACAAGCCGACGAAGAAGGTGAACAAGATGCAGACCATGAACAGAATCCCTTTGCCCGTCCGCCCTTGGTACAGATGACCAGCCCCTGGCAAGAGCCACGCTAGCAGCAAGGCGAGCTCCGGATTCTTCAAATCGACTTGGACCGGTGCGAAGCGGTCTTCGCTGGAAGTCGACGGTTCGTCAGCCATTTCGTATCCAATGGGGGGAAGACAACGGGGGACAATCCCACAATCTTAGCCAAATTGACGTCTGAAGATAGGGCAAACGCCCCCATCTGGGCTTCGCTGCGGGGATCCCAAAATTGTCCCTTTTCGCCGATTTCCCCAATATTCGCGGAATCGTGACCGATCGGTCCAATTTCTGGTTTGTTTTCCGGGGGCTAGACTCATTAAGAGATAGACGCGCCTTGTTCCGTTTCGCCGCCGTTTTCCTAAATCGTTATGAGTCAACAACCAACGAACTCGAAGTCGCCTGCTGGTCCCCTCCAGCCGGACGAATTCGTCCGTTTGGTGATGGAAAACGAAGGGCGAATTTTCGCCTACGTCGCGTCAATCATGCCGGGCTCACCGGAAGTCGAGGATGTCGTGCAGGACGTCATCACGCTGATGTGGGAGAAAATCGACGACTTCGAGCGGGGGAGTCACTTCGGCGCTTGGGCGTGTCGGATCGCCTATTTCAAAGTGCTCGAGCTGCGCCGCTCGCAGGGGATTCGCCGCGCGCTCTTCCTTAGTGACGAGCTACGCGAATCGCTCGCGGCCGACGCCGTAGAAATCTGGGACGACCTGCAACAACAGTCGACGGCGCTGGAGAAGTGCTTGGATCGCTTGGACGACGCCGATCGGCAGATGGTCTTGAAACGGTATGGGACGAAGGGGAGCTTGAAAGAGACCGCCGCGTTGATGGGGAAATCGGAAGTGACGGCGCGCAAGTGGATCCGGCGAGTTTTGGCGCGTCTCGAAAAATGCATCTCGCTGCGATTGGGGCTAGAGCTATGAGCACGACCGACCCGCGAGTCCAACTGCTGCAACTGCTGACCGAACTCGACGCCGGCGATTTGTCGGACGATCAAACGGCGCAGCTGGAGCAACTGCTGCTGCAGCATCCCGACTTGCGCAAAACCTATCTGCGGCGAATCGCAACCCGCGCTCAGCTGTCGCTGATCGCGCGGCGTCGCGCCAAGCAGGTAAAGCTTCCCGAGCAGCAAGAGTGCCCGCTGCCGCCGCCGGATCGTTCGGAAAGATCGCGTCTGACCCCCTGGGCGATCGCCGCCAGTTTACTGCTCGCGGCGACGCTGATCGGGGTCTATTGGAATTCGCAGCGGAACCAAGCGGATACGACGCCGGTCGCCGCGGTAACGCGTCTGGCCGACAACTGGTGGGGCGCCAGCGAAATGAGCGCCGACCTAGGGAAACGGCTGATCGCCGGCGAAAGCCTTTGGCTGGAGTCAGGCCTCGTCGAAATCACACTCGAATCAGGCGCCGTAATCACGATGGACGGCGCTTGCCTGGTGCAGATCGCCGACGCCAACAGCATTGTTCTGTCGCGCGGCGTTATTCACGCGCTCGTTCCACCGAGTGCGCGTGGCTTTACGGTAAAGACCGAACAGGTCGACATCGTCGATATTGGCGCCAAGTTCACCGCCGCCGTCGACGAGCTGCAAGCGGTGGAAGTGCATGTGCACGAAGGGAAGGTCGAACTGCGACCCAATCGCGATGCGGCCGATCCACAGCCAGGCGAGGTGATCGCTGCGGGGATGTCGGTCCGGTTTGATCCGGATACCGGCGAAACGAAGCCGACCGAAGAGTTTAAACCGTATCAGCAGATTTCGCCTCCTGACGGCAAGCATATCGCCTATACCACCCGCGCCGGTACTCGCGGCAATCATGTTTACGCCGGGAAAGTTGGACAGGACTTCATCGTGAACGAAACGATCGAAGTGACGCGGCTCGGCGTGTTCGACAGCAAGTCGGACGGTCTGCGTCACCCTCTCTATTGCGAGATCTGGAGCCGAGACGATCGCGGCACTCCCAATGACACGCGGGGAGACTTTGGAATCGCCATGGCGGCGCGACTGGAGTTCACGCCGGACGATCCAGGCGAACTGGTCGAATCGAATCGCTTCAAGCCGCTCGAAGCGCCGCTGACCCTTCCGCCAGGCTCTTACTCGATCGTCGCGTTTGGGTTCAGCGAAGAGGACCCGATGGGGAACGATCATCACGAGGTCGGCGTTCAGCGCAATCGCAAGACGCGCGACGACGCCGGCGGAGCAATCTCGTTTGTCGGCACCAGTCGGTACGACATCAACACCGAAGGACCGCACGCGTTTCCTGGTCACGTCGACAAACACTGGGCCGATCGTTACTCGGCCGGGACGTTTGAGTATAGGTTGTTGGAACCGTTTTCGGCAAAGGGGCAGGGGGAGTAGGAACTCATGGTGCCATGCTCTTGCGGCGTCTTCGCCGGATGAGCATGTCTTTGGCACCGTCGGAAGTCCGTCTTAGAGCAACTCCGGCCAGATTGAATCGCTGACCAACAAACCCGCGCGAGTTAGGCGAATCCGCTCCGGCGATCGCTCGATCAAGCCGTGGCTTTCCAAGTCGTTCAGCTGCTGACCAGCAAGCTGATCGACCTCAAATCCCGTCGCCGCAGCGAAGTCGGCCGGATCGATTCCTTCCAAGCGGCGCATCCCAAAGATCAGCCGCTCGCGGGCGATCTCTTCTGGCGTCAGTTCTTCCCACTCGGCGACCGGCGATTCGCCGGCGAGCATCTTTTGAATGTAGCGAGTCGTGCTGCGATGATTCGTTTCGCGGCGACCGCCGACGTAACGCGCGGCGCCCGGTCCGAAGGCGTAATAGCCGCCGCCGAGCCAGTAGTTTTCGTTGTGAGCGCAGCGACAATCAGGCCGCGCGAAGTTCGAAACTTCGTAATGTTCGAAGCCGGCCGCGGTCGCCATTTCGATCCCGGCCAGATACTGTTCGCGCTGCGTCACTTCGTCCACTTCTTCCAGGTCGTCATGCAACAGACGATTCCAGAAGGTGGTTCCCTTTTCAAAGGTGAGCCCGTAGGTAGAAAGATGATCGGCGCCCAAGTCGATCGCCTGACGAACGTCGTCGCGCCACATGTCGACCGTTTCGCCGGGGGCGGCGAAGATCAAGTCGATCGCGAGCCGCGCGAACGTGGCCCGCACGCGCTGCGCCGCGTCAATCGCGTCGGCGGCGCGATGATCCCGTTCGAGCAACTCCAGCTTCGCATCCCGAAACGACTGCACGCCGAGGCTGATCCGATTGACGCCGTAGTGGGAGAGCAAATCGAGCTTCTCATCGCTGAGGTCGGCAGGGTTCGCTTCGACGCTCCACTCGTAGCCTGGCGCAGGCGGGAAACGCTCGATCGTCAGCTTGAGCAGTTGTTCGAGCTGCGGCGTCGGCAGGTGGGTCGGCGTGCCGCCGCCGTAGAAGATCGTGTCGACCTCATGCGGCGCATCGAGGGTGCGCATTTCCCGCTCGA is part of the Blastopirellula sediminis genome and harbors:
- a CDS encoding FecR domain-containing protein, with the translated sequence MSTTDPRVQLLQLLTELDAGDLSDDQTAQLEQLLLQHPDLRKTYLRRIATRAQLSLIARRRAKQVKLPEQQECPLPPPDRSERSRLTPWAIAASLLLAATLIGVYWNSQRNQADTTPVAAVTRLADNWWGASEMSADLGKRLIAGESLWLESGLVEITLESGAVITMDGACLVQIADANSIVLSRGVIHALVPPSARGFTVKTEQVDIVDIGAKFTAAVDELQAVEVHVHEGKVELRPNRDAADPQPGEVIAAGMSVRFDPDTGETKPTEEFKPYQQISPPDGKHIAYTTRAGTRGNHVYAGKVGQDFIVNETIEVTRLGVFDSKSDGLRHPLYCEIWSRDDRGTPNDTRGDFGIAMAARLEFTPDDPGELVESNRFKPLEAPLTLPPGSYSIVAFGFSEEDPMGNDHHEVGVQRNRKTRDDAGGAISFVGTSRYDINTEGPHAFPGHVDKHWADRYSAGTFEYRLLEPFSAKGQGE
- a CDS encoding sigma-70 family RNA polymerase sigma factor, which gives rise to MSQQPTNSKSPAGPLQPDEFVRLVMENEGRIFAYVASIMPGSPEVEDVVQDVITLMWEKIDDFERGSHFGAWACRIAYFKVLELRRSQGIRRALFLSDELRESLAADAVEIWDDLQQQSTALEKCLDRLDDADRQMVLKRYGTKGSLKETAALMGKSEVTARKWIRRVLARLEKCISLRLGLEL
- the hemW gene encoding radical SAM family heme chaperone HemW, which gives rise to MAITRKLISPAEAQTPRSVYVHVPFCLRRCGYCNFTLVAGRDDLIDDYLQAIEREMRTLDAPHEVDTIFYGGGTPTHLPTPQLEQLLKLTIERFPPAPGYEWSVEANPADLSDEKLDLLSHYGVNRISLGVQSFRDAKLELLERDHRAADAIDAAQRVRATFARLAIDLIFAAPGETVDMWRDDVRQAIDLGADHLSTYGLTFEKGTTFWNRLLHDDLEEVDEVTQREQYLAGIEMATAAGFEHYEVSNFARPDCRCAHNENYWLGGGYYAFGPGAARYVGGRRETNHRSTTRYIQKMLAGESPVAEWEELTPEEIARERLIFGMRRLEGIDPADFAAATGFEVDQLAGQQLNDLESHGLIERSPERIRLTRAGLLVSDSIWPELL
- a CDS encoding carboxypeptidase regulatory-like domain-containing protein — its product is MDPSAETPLWRQFELRSRSEATTSGAKFSHRTLIALVIALGLIGAMAGALAWFRAQPRTQFVGCIVTRFGQLDVQDRVAHDADLKGMIAAGYIPDTGKASRGMLHRGELIEKFLNLRKASQKETVVIYLSSYATLQEDADVDLIPSDWDLSDGGASLAQLMSALRDCPAERKLLLLDITPFTLTNNEATGVQAAALNIVEQLNDPNLAVLFSCSPGQLPQLNEALGRSLFGYYVETGLQGDADGWGSYADGRVIAKELAEYVRARTIETSLATTGVVQAPYMVGETSREWELSSVGVKPNATLVDTERKYPEWLTNAWNTRNTLLQAGKDRFAPGAFDQLDRVLLQSEREWRLGSDSDRLQRDFELANHFLSKQLADFTAVRQSFPNVSLSDYREEGIAVTPDVASAITSYFVSLNDLASLPNDQRIAAVKKLQTELQAKLKTATRMEIALALDDQLQQLEQFEPSKFSAASDLLQLWEPHPRQIEEAYWLWLARMKPGDPSALRFYNCISQQQEISSRLEPLPWVLGSLTGADQSLHAAKVGLTFPGYLPSTWNAQELSVAQPQLDRMDQLSSRLATAYDVTRRGYRLRWLMAETAVVEPDSSVKIRTALQQIDYLMTRFSHTGATVTPAEIQSEMALVDQGIEISVQLGKALSEFSQLPADAQITQWIADLTSSQPTVAAYRQADMLLRAPWVPVDERAQLCAALRKASFTLTSGVLNAPSPSYREVDLEAHSRVDVRLACYLHGFYYPQMSGDESSPRSSDAPTPEQSPAGPRWERLFQLQADYRLLQMKRMHTSQDDGIFDSVERRLALVASCPTYQLSNSIGQVTSRNGRTSIEVDYRVMTSDSHEKTPQIDVISPTSYLKASVVSSTPDRSATIRVQATPEATPSQLAVVQGVMMTFQTSWGTIYRPIPLPPMFDHELELLVADTPDGPQTALTEIDLRPIAGRQTQYWFLRNVTDKSLSVNLQIGAGEIYQQKLDIPPRGVAPVIIAGKPIAAPAPLPTVSGSININATEATSGDSLLQQVLPVRVLTPRSYVQVTDTLCEYRPGGARITATLAATNFPSGPPSTATIEITQEEFPALVNIVGGVLSSTLASGDEQVQLSADLLLSPTASQSGQWRIAIDGYSQAFRFDGIVPSSSGLSSPSANNNPAIRLQAPQMLRTGQPLSALLIAESAPDGASLVAQLGIPNSDGFLAERTVACPTPQQSTVGFSPIDPKGAIQWTAQLNDWNVELDTTGIVGRRRIQLQMLDADGNVIDQTWQTIVIDDTPPRSVRFTTSPTLAQAKKPATFVATAFDGETGIAQMQMFIGEPFDNAVPKDAKLVPMVLGNDGNFSAQLTLNDLGRNFVTVVATNGVGIQAFKTTSVHVLDELPPPMATIRGVVLEAGRPQPGLTVTLAGADGKPIKTSETSPSGEYVFGQLTPGAYKLSVVKAAAARNATAAAVGKPDQTTTVDLNLTLQ
- a CDS encoding DUF6677 family protein, giving the protein MADEPSTSSEDRFAPVQVDLKNPELALLLAWLLPGAGHLYQGRTGKGILFMVCILFTFFVGLSMGGGRVVYARWDMSEKRLPYLCQIGVGLPAAPALYQAYLVKERKPPVEIFGVPLMAPPINDHELGQLHRDYGFRFEMGTLYTMVAGLLNVLVIFDAYAGPVFVVPEKEKKRRLRESKENPPPADGDTADEKTDEKTDATATADN